In one window of Henckelia pumila isolate YLH828 chromosome 1, ASM3356847v2, whole genome shotgun sequence DNA:
- the LOC140874061 gene encoding vicilin-like seed storage protein At2g28490 produces KDSKHVVKTDAGEMRVVRGKSITNPMHIGFITMQPRSLFIPQYLDSSLIIFIRSGEARVGHMCKDKLVERTLKMGDIYRIEAGSAFYFINTAHSHSLHMICSIDASESLHWHNIQSFFIAGGAYPTSVLSGFEPSTLSAAFNVSEAELSEMLTRQNHGPIVHLSDNSHDSWSKFLDMKRHENLARMRKIVGIKEADDVEEGSTWCSFKEMLFGKADKRQDEQWRKQGSCNIYERKPDFKNNYGWSTSLDESDYSPLANSDTGVYLVSLTKGSMMAPHINPRATEFGIVLEGSGTIQIVFPNGSLAMNSKVSQGDVFWIPRYFPFCQISSRTGRFEFFGFTTSSRNNRPQFLVGANSMLHAMRGPEFAASFGMSSSRFKKIVDAQTESAILPTVSSGEGGFGDEMDLDFDS; encoded by the exons AAGGATTCGAAGCACGTGGTGAAGACCGACGCCGGAGAAATGAGGGTGGTGAGAGGCAAATCTATCACAAATCCTATGCATATTGGATTCATTACCATGCAGCCCAGAAGCCTTTTCATACCACAGTACCTTGACTCCTCACTCATCATCTTCATTCGCTCAG GTGAAGCAAGAGTTGGACACATGTGCAAGGACAAACTAGTGGAAAGGACATTGAAAATGGGAGATATATACAGAATAGAGGCTGGTTCAGccttttatttcattaatacaGCACATAGCCACAGCCTTCATATGATCTGCAGCATTGATGCATCTGAGAGCTTGCACTGGCATAACATTCAG TCTTTCTTCATAGCTGGTGGCGCATATCCAACATCCGTGCTGTCTGGATTTGAGCCCTCCACCTTGTCAGCAGCATTCAAT GTTTCGGAAGCAGAATTGAGCGAAATGCTAACCAGACAAAATCATGGACCAATTGTTCACTTATCAGACAATTCTCATGATTCCTGGTCTAAATTTTTGGACATGAAGCGACACGAAAATCTGGCACGTATGCGGAAAATAGTGGGAATCAAAGAAGCAGATGACGTAGAAGAAGGATCAACATGGTGCTCTTTCAAGGAGATGTTGTTTGGAAAGGCAGACAAGAGGCAGGATGAGCAATGGAGAAAACAGGGCTCCTGCAACATCTACGAAAGGAAACCCGATTTTAAGAACAATTACGGATGGAGTACTAGTTTGGATGAGTCGGATTATTCACCCCTTGCAAATTCAGATACTGGTGTTTATCTTGTCAGCCTAACCAAG ggATCAATGATGGCACCCCACATCAATCCTAGAGCAACTGAATTCGGAATCGTATTAGAAGGATCAGGGACTATCCAAATCGTGTTCCCCAATGGAAGCCTAGCCATGAACTCTAAAGTAAGCCAAGGCGACGTCTTCTGGATACCACGCTACTTCCCCTTCTGCCAAATCTCCTCTCGTACGGGCCGCTTCGAGTTCTTTGGCTTCACCACCTCGTCGCGAAACAACAGGCCTCAGTTCTTGGTGGGAGCCAACTCAATGCTCCATGCAATGAGAGGACCAGAGTTTGCAGCTTCTTTCGGAATGAGCAGCAGTAGGTTCAAGAAAATCGTCGATGCGCAAACCGAGTCGGCCATTTTGCCCACTGTTTCAAGTGGTGAGGGGGGATTTGGTGATGAAATGGACCTGGATTTTGATTCTTGA